The genomic region GCATCAGCGGAATGCAGAGGTGCTGATCCCCCTCCCGCTCCGGCCGGAAGGCGGCGCAGATGTTCGGTGCGTCGCAGGAGCAGAGCGAATGGGCGGTGCGCTTGGCGCGGCACTGGTCGGAGTCGACCAGGATCACCGGATCGCACCAGCCGTCACACGCCTCTTCCATCCCCTCGGCATAGACCCGATGCAGCCTGCCCGACTCCGGCTCCAGCTCGTAGAGGCAGAAACGCTGCAGTCCGAACTGGTCCCTGAGGATGCGGCGCATGCGCTGGTAGACCTCGTTGAGATCGAAATCCTCCTCGATCTCCTGCTTGAAACGGGCGGCGTTGACCATGTCGTCCACCACGTGCATGGTCTGGGTGAGCAGATCCTGGCCGTTGCCGCCGGTGCCGCGGTTGTGGTTGCCGATGGAGGCGATCTTCTTGCCGATGGCGCCGATGCTCTTCTCCAGCGCCTCGATGAAGCTGTTGGTGTTGGCCGCGATCTCCCCCACCTCGTCATCGGTGCGCACCGCCACCCGCCGGGAGAAGTCGCCCGACTTGGCCATGTGCATCGCCACCTTGACCTCTTCGGCGGTCTCGATCACCGGATCGAGCATCTTCTTGAGATAGAAGGCGACCAGCAGCCCGAAGAGCACCAGCAAGCCCAGGATCGGCAGCACGGCGAGCAGCGCGGCGTGCTCCTGGCGTTCGAGCGAGAAGGTGAGGGTGACCGCGCCGTTGACCGTCCCCTCGGGCACCTCGTGGCAGTTCATGCAGTTGATGTCGTTGAAACGGCTGGCGATGAAGGGGATGGTCACCCGGTAGATGTCGTTCTTGAACTCGCTCATGTCCTCGACCACCCGCCCCGTCCTGAGCACCTCGCGCTCCTGCGGCGAACGCGGCTTCTCGCTCTCGTGGCCCGGGCCGAACTGGTTGATCACCGGCTGGCCGCGCACCACGTGGACATCCTTCAGCCCGGGGACGCGGTTCATGCGGGCGATCAGGTCGGCCCGCTCGGAGATCAGCCCCTTCTCCATCTCTTCGGTCAGGGCCACACGCACCATCTCGGCGGCCATGCGCGACTGGGTGCGCACCGTATCGAGACTGAAGTAGCGGAAGGACATCAGC from Zetaproteobacteria bacterium harbors:
- a CDS encoding diguanylate cyclase produces the protein MVEEGPPVKLRKKKNLFVVISILVMTLLFGVVSLMSFRYFSLDTVRTQSRMAAEMVRVALTEEMEKGLISERADLIARMNRVPGLKDVHVVRGQPVINQFGPGHESEKPRSPQEREVLRTGRVVEDMSEFKNDIYRVTIPFIASRFNDINCMNCHEVPEGTVNGAVTLTFSLERQEHAALLAVLPILGLLVLFGLLVAFYLKKMLDPVIETAEEVKVAMHMAKSGDFSRRVAVRTDDEVGEIAANTNSFIEALEKSIGAIGKKIASIGNHNRGTGGNGQDLLTQTMHVVDDMVNAARFKQEIEEDFDLNEVYQRMRRILRDQFGLQRFCLYELEPESGRLHRVYAEGMEEACDGWCDPVILVDSDQCRAKRTAHSLCSCDAPNICAAFRPEREGDQHLCIPLMLSDRVGNVLQVILRGEQQEQVPVLRDAIEAHMAVASPVIESKRLMQSLKESTLRDPMTGLYNRRFLEEFSGNITAGVIRRGSSLGILMLDVDFFKKVNDELGHDVGDQVLKSLSDVITREVRESDVVVRYGGEEFLALLPDTHESAMMQTAERIRARMEGTTVQTSSGPIKKTISIGASLFRDDADGFWQCVKFADIALYTAKEQGRNRVVRFTPEMWKDEENY